TTACCGTTAGCAATTATCTTGGGAGGTCCGCCACCGCACCATGAAGCGCCGGCCCCCACAGCAGGGCAAGGGCAAGGGCTTGGCCGCACCTTCCGGCCGGCCCCAGCTGCTGCGGCTCCACAACCGCACCCTGATCCTTTCCCTGCTCCGCCAGCAGCCGCTGTCCCGGGCCGAACTGTCCCGCCGGGCCGGACTGGCCTTGCCCACCGTATCCCGGCTGGTCGACCAGTTGATCCGCGACGGGCTGGTGGAGGAAGGCCAGAAGCAGGCCACGGGTGGGCGCCACGCCACCCGGCTGCACCTGCGGGCGGAGGCCGGGTTCGTCCTGGGTGCCGAGCTGGGCCGGGACCAGATCTCCGTGGTGCTCAGCGACCTGCAGGGCGGCGTCCGTGCCCAGGCCGGCCAGCCGCGGGGCGAGACGGCCGAGCACGACGTGGCCCGGCTGGCCACCATGGCCGGCGGCCTGTTGAAGGAGGCCGGGGTGGATCCCCGGCGCCTGGTGGGCATCGGGGTGGGTGTGCCCGGCCCGCTGGACGCCAGTGCCGGCACGGTGATCCAGCCGCCCAACTTCCGCGGCTGGTCCTACGTGCCCTTGCGGGACCTGCTCCGGGAGCGGTTCCGGGTGCCGGTCTGGATCGAAAACGACGCCAATGCCGGGGCCCTGGCCGAACACGTCCTCGGCTATCCCCAGAGCCGCAACCTGGCCTTCGTCCTGGCCGACGCGGGCGTCGGCGCGGGCCTGGTGCTGGAGGGCCAGCTGTACCGCGGGGCCGGCGGCGCCGGCGAGCTGGGCCACTGCCCGGTGCAGCTGGGCGGCCCGCCCTGTCCCTGCGGCCGGCGGGGCTGTGTGGAGGCCATCGCCTCCACCGATGCCATGCTGGAACGCTTCGCCGCCCTCCGGCACCAGCCTGCCGGCCCGGCGCCCGCCGGTTTCGACGACCTCCTGGCGGCCGAGGCGGCGGGAGACCCCCTGGCTCGCCAAGTGCTGGCCCGGGGCGGGCGGGCCCTGGGCGCCGGTCTGGCCATCCTGGCGAACCTGGTGAGCCCCGAAGTGGTGGTCCTGGGGGGCCGGTCCATCCGCAGCCCGTCCTTCCTCCAGGCGGCCCGCCGGGAGCTGGGGCGCCGCCGGTTCGGCACGGGGGAGGTGAAGCTGGCCACCACCCAGCTGGGTCGAACCAGCGTGGCCCGCGGGGCCGCGCTGCTGGCGCTGCAGGGTCTCTTCCAGTCGCCCTTCACCATGGGTGCTGAGGCGCTGCCCCCCTCGGGGCCGGTGCCCCAGGGGGCCGGGGGCTAAGCGAAGAGGCGACCCGCCCTTTCGGGATGGGCTGCTGCGACGATGCGGCAGGCAATCCCCCGGAGGGGGGTCCCGTCCAGACGAACTCCGCCCGGAGCCGGAACCGGGCGGGAAAAAGGGGGAGCTACGGTGAACCTCGTCACCTGGTTCAAGCAGCGGACACTGGGCCGCTGGGCCCGAACCCTGACCGTGCTGCTCGCCACGGCCGTGCTGGCCACCGGCTGCTCGCTCCCGTCCGCCGGTGGCAGCCAGCCCTCCGGTTCGACCGGCGGCAGCGAGCCGACCGCCGGCGGGCCCGGAGGCGAGAAGGTGACCATCCGCCTGGCCACCTGGGCCCATGCCGAGGAAGCCAAGGAGCTGCAGGCCATCCTGGACCGGATCAACGCCGAGAGCGACCGCTGGCAGATCGTCCACGAGCCCATTCCCAGCGACTACGCCACCAAGATCCAGACCATGCTGGCGGGCAACACCGCCCCCGATCTCTTCTGGCTGGCCCAGGAAGACGTGATCCCCTTTGCCGCCACCGGCGTCCTGCTCAAGCTGGATGAGCACCTCCAGGGCGATTCCCGGCCGGCGGCCAACCTGAGCGACTACTTCGAGCCCATCCTGGGCGCCTTCACCCATGAGGGCGGGGTCTACGGCCTGCCCTGGATCGCCCAGCCCGTGGTCCTGTACTACAACAAGGCGCTCTTTGACGAGGCCGGCGTGCCGTATCCGGACGAGACCTGGACGTGGGACACCTTCAAGGAGGCCGCGGCCAAGCTGACCCGCGACACCAACGGGGACGGCAAGCCCGACGTCTACGGGTTCACGATGAACGGCTGGCCGCCCTTCGCCATGTTCGTCTGGCAGGCCGGCGGCGACACCGTCGGCGAGGACGGCCGCACTGCCCCCATCGACTCGCCGGAGGCCCTGGAGGCGGCCCGGTTCTACCAGGAACTGATCTACAACCCCAAGTACGCGGTGCCCGAGGACGTCATCGCGGAGCAGGGCTTCGCCGACATGTTCAAGGCCGGCAAGGTGGCCATGTTCATGGGCGGCGCCTCCGACGACCTGGACCGCGTGCCCAACCTGGACGTGGGCGTGGCGCCGGTGCCCAGCGGCCCCAAGGGCCGGGTGACCTTCGCCTGGACGGCGGCCACGGTGGTCAACGCCCGCTCGCCCCACGTAGAGGAGGCGGTCGACGCGCTGG
The sequence above is drawn from the Thermaerobacter sp. FW80 genome and encodes:
- a CDS encoding ROK family transcriptional regulator; this translates as MKRRPPQQGKGKGLAAPSGRPQLLRLHNRTLILSLLRQQPLSRAELSRRAGLALPTVSRLVDQLIRDGLVEEGQKQATGGRHATRLHLRAEAGFVLGAELGRDQISVVLSDLQGGVRAQAGQPRGETAEHDVARLATMAGGLLKEAGVDPRRLVGIGVGVPGPLDASAGTVIQPPNFRGWSYVPLRDLLRERFRVPVWIENDANAGALAEHVLGYPQSRNLAFVLADAGVGAGLVLEGQLYRGAGGAGELGHCPVQLGGPPCPCGRRGCVEAIASTDAMLERFAALRHQPAGPAPAGFDDLLAAEAAGDPLARQVLARGGRALGAGLAILANLVSPEVVVLGGRSIRSPSFLQAARRELGRRRFGTGEVKLATTQLGRTSVARGAALLALQGLFQSPFTMGAEALPPSGPVPQGAGG
- a CDS encoding sugar ABC transporter substrate-binding protein; this translates as MNLVTWFKQRTLGRWARTLTVLLATAVLATGCSLPSAGGSQPSGSTGGSEPTAGGPGGEKVTIRLATWAHAEEAKELQAILDRINAESDRWQIVHEPIPSDYATKIQTMLAGNTAPDLFWLAQEDVIPFAATGVLLKLDEHLQGDSRPAANLSDYFEPILGAFTHEGGVYGLPWIAQPVVLYYNKALFDEAGVPYPDETWTWDTFKEAAAKLTRDTNGDGKPDVYGFTMNGWPPFAMFVWQAGGDTVGEDGRTAPIDSPEALEAARFYQELIYNPKYAVPEDVIAEQGFADMFKAGKVAMFMGGASDDLDRVPNLDVGVAPVPSGPKGRVTFAWTAATVVNARSPHVEEAVDALVELTEGIHHWKIVAPRKSLATREHLLASEPRKEKAADVILQSLEFMRPLRIVPQYKAFDQALWEQYLDPLFHKQGKPEELAPKVRPELEKILQQSS